From one Pseudomonas sp. S35 genomic stretch:
- the glpT gene encoding glycerol-3-phosphate transporter — protein MFAFFRPAAHQAPLPEEKIDSTYRRLRWQIFAGIFFGYAGYYLLRKNFSLAMPYLIDEGYTRGQLGLAMSAIAIAYGLSKFLMGLVSDRSNPRYFLPFGLLVSAGVMFIFGFAPWATSSVTMMFILLFINGWAQGMGWPPSGRTMVHWWSQKERGGVVSVWNVAHNVGGGLIGPLFLLGMAWFNDWHAAFYVPATVALAVAVFAFITMRDTPQSVGLPPIEQYKNDYPEGYDASHEEEFSAKEIFVKYVLRNKMLWYIAFANVFVYLLRYGVLDWAPTYLKEAKHFDVDKTSWAYFFYEWAGIPGTLLCGWMSDKIFRGNRGLTGVVFMALVTVATLVYWLNPPGNPMVDMIALFSIGFLIYGPVMLIGLQALELAPKKAAGTAAGFTGLFGYLGGSVAASAAMGYTVDHFGWDGGFVLLIGACLLAIAFLIPTLWHTNSVSSAR, from the coding sequence ATGTTTGCTTTCTTTCGTCCTGCCGCGCACCAGGCGCCCCTGCCTGAAGAAAAAATAGACAGCACCTACCGACGACTGCGCTGGCAGATCTTCGCTGGTATTTTCTTTGGCTACGCCGGCTACTACCTGCTGCGCAAAAACTTCTCCCTGGCCATGCCGTACCTGATCGACGAGGGTTACACCCGTGGCCAGTTGGGCCTGGCGATGTCGGCCATCGCGATTGCCTACGGCCTGTCCAAGTTCCTCATGGGCCTGGTATCCGACCGTTCCAACCCGCGCTACTTCCTGCCCTTCGGCCTGCTGGTGTCGGCGGGTGTGATGTTCATTTTCGGTTTCGCACCTTGGGCAACGTCCAGCGTGACCATGATGTTCATTTTGCTGTTCATCAACGGCTGGGCCCAGGGCATGGGCTGGCCGCCAAGTGGGCGGACCATGGTGCACTGGTGGTCGCAGAAAGAGCGCGGCGGCGTGGTTTCGGTGTGGAACGTGGCGCACAACGTCGGCGGCGGCCTGATCGGCCCGCTGTTCCTGCTGGGCATGGCCTGGTTCAACGACTGGCACGCAGCCTTCTACGTACCGGCGACTGTGGCCCTGGCGGTTGCGGTGTTTGCCTTCATCACCATGCGCGACACCCCGCAATCGGTAGGCCTGCCGCCCATCGAGCAATACAAGAACGACTACCCGGAAGGCTACGACGCCAGCCATGAAGAAGAATTCAGCGCCAAGGAAATCTTCGTCAAGTACGTGCTGCGCAACAAAATGCTGTGGTACATCGCCTTCGCCAACGTGTTCGTCTACCTGCTGCGCTACGGCGTGCTGGACTGGGCACCGACGTACCTGAAGGAAGCCAAGCACTTCGACGTGGATAAAACCTCGTGGGCGTACTTCTTCTACGAGTGGGCGGGCATCCCCGGCACGCTGCTGTGCGGTTGGATGTCGGACAAGATTTTCCGGGGCAACCGTGGCCTGACCGGCGTAGTGTTCATGGCGCTGGTGACCGTGGCAACGCTGGTGTACTGGCTCAACCCGCCGGGCAACCCGATGGTCGATATGATCGCGCTGTTCTCCATCGGCTTTCTGATCTACGGCCCGGTGATGCTGATCGGCCTGCAAGCGCTGGAACTGGCCCCGAAGAAAGCCGCCGGTACGGCTGCGGGCTTCACGGGCCTGTTCGGCTACCTGGGTGGCTCGGTGGCGGCGAGTGCGGCCATGGGCTACACGGTGGACCATTTCGGCTGGGACGGCGGTTTCGTACTGCTGATCGGCGCGTGCCTGCTGGCCATCGCGTTCCTGATCCCAACGCTGTGGCACACCAACAGCGTCAGCTCGGCGCGTTAA
- a CDS encoding gamma-glutamylcyclotransferase: MTAIETDLLQLAYPPRLDLGPQLTHEQLMSSMQATMGRHKGGPVWLFAYGSLIWRPECSSTERVRARVHGYHRGLYLWSHEHRGTPETPGLVFGLDRGGSCSGFAYRLPEDQLEASLYALWQREMPYPSYKPHWLSCRLEDGSQVQALGFVLERHLPSYAGNLPDIVLNHVLQSACGRYGTTRDYVEQTVNALRSHAMPDRNLEARLKRCAKGCPGD; encoded by the coding sequence ATGACCGCCATTGAAACCGATCTTTTGCAGTTGGCTTACCCTCCGCGGCTCGATCTGGGGCCGCAACTCACTCACGAACAGTTGATGAGCTCGATGCAGGCCACCATGGGTCGGCACAAGGGTGGGCCGGTCTGGCTATTTGCGTATGGTTCGCTGATCTGGCGCCCTGAGTGTTCGTCGACCGAGCGTGTGCGGGCGCGGGTCCACGGTTATCACCGGGGCCTGTACCTGTGGTCTCACGAGCATCGGGGCACACCCGAAACGCCGGGCTTGGTGTTTGGGCTCGATCGTGGTGGCTCTTGCAGCGGGTTTGCCTACCGCTTGCCGGAAGACCAACTCGAGGCCTCGTTGTATGCCCTGTGGCAGCGCGAGATGCCTTACCCCTCGTACAAACCGCATTGGCTCAGCTGCCGTCTGGAAGATGGCAGTCAGGTGCAGGCGTTGGGGTTTGTCCTGGAGCGGCACTTGCCCAGCTATGCGGGCAACTTGCCGGATATCGTGCTCAACCATGTGCTGCAAAGCGCTTGCGGGCGTTACGGCACCACGCGCGATTATGTCGAGCAGACCGTGAACGCCCTGCGCAGCCACGCCATGCCAGATAGGAATCTGGAGGCGCGGCTCAAGCGTTGTGCAAAGGGCTGCCCAGGCGATTAA
- a CDS encoding TonB-dependent receptor — protein sequence MGSYKKHALYSAILSANLLTAVSFNPAVAAETSATDAPKLDTVIVTGTRAQERTASASLSPIDVISGDSLRSTGSDELGAVLARLIPSINFPRPSLVDGAELVRPAQLRGLSPDQVLVLVNGKRRHTSAFVNLGGAVGRGSAPADLNAIPLSAVDHIEVLRDGASARYGSDAIAGVINVILKHADQGGSISTKFGEYKKGDGIQRNVSGNTGLALGDNGFINLSAEGADNEYTNRAGNDYRPASIGSTTYGQRVFRQGEPATNEGKFQFNSEYSFNDSAEFYTFGGYSKRRGETAAFYRASNASNNIAALNPNGYLPLIKGNLEDTSLVVGLRGLLADDWHYDLSANYGKNQYTLSTETINTALGLATPRKFDNGTLSNDQKQVSLDLSREFDVGWLPYPVSVAFGGEYLHQGYEIEAGEPASYYQSGSSGLAGFREADAGTSSRHNWAQYLDLETNFTEKLSASAAVRHEDYSDFGSNVSGALSARYDFTPQVALRGSISNGFRAPSLAQQNFAYTSSQLIGSTIQEAGTFPANSQVARLLGAEDLKAEKSRNYSLGLVLEPADDLTVTVDVYRIDIRDRISLSSNLGINAATRAYLQANGVGNIDYTTARYFTNATDTSTDGVDLVANYRYQFDSGIRWNSTVGYNYNHTKVTDVKPNPAILDSLGANLVRVDRRERIGLLGDTTPQHKLSLGNDFTFGNWALHSNLVRYGEFTSYQADKVNDQTFKAAWVLDLSADYKLKSWTFTVGGDNVTDKYPEKLNAFASSGGNLAYSTYSPYGYSGAFYYGKVAYNW from the coding sequence ATGGGGAGTTACAAGAAACACGCGTTGTACTCAGCGATTTTGTCGGCCAATTTGCTGACCGCTGTGAGCTTCAATCCAGCCGTTGCGGCCGAAACGTCCGCCACCGATGCACCCAAACTCGACACTGTGATCGTCACCGGCACCCGCGCTCAAGAGCGTACGGCCAGTGCTTCGCTGTCGCCTATCGATGTGATCTCCGGCGACAGCCTGCGCAGCACTGGTTCCGATGAGCTGGGCGCCGTGTTGGCGCGCCTGATCCCGTCGATCAATTTCCCGCGTCCAAGCCTGGTGGACGGTGCGGAGTTGGTACGCCCTGCGCAGTTGCGCGGCCTGTCGCCGGATCAAGTGCTGGTGCTGGTCAACGGCAAGCGCCGCCATACCAGCGCCTTCGTCAACCTAGGCGGTGCCGTGGGCCGTGGCTCGGCGCCGGCGGACCTGAATGCGATCCCGCTGTCGGCGGTGGACCATATCGAAGTGCTGCGCGACGGTGCTTCGGCGCGCTACGGCTCGGATGCGATTGCCGGGGTGATCAACGTGATCCTCAAGCACGCCGACCAGGGCGGTTCGATCTCGACCAAGTTCGGTGAGTACAAAAAGGGGGACGGTATCCAGCGCAATGTCAGTGGCAACACCGGCCTGGCCTTGGGTGACAACGGCTTTATCAACCTGTCGGCCGAAGGCGCCGACAACGAATACACCAACCGCGCCGGGAATGATTACCGCCCGGCCAGCATCGGTTCTACCACGTACGGCCAGCGTGTTTTTCGTCAGGGTGAGCCGGCCACCAATGAAGGCAAATTCCAGTTCAACTCCGAATATTCCTTCAACGATTCGGCCGAGTTCTACACCTTCGGTGGCTACAGCAAACGGCGCGGCGAGACGGCGGCGTTTTACCGGGCGAGCAATGCGTCCAACAATATTGCTGCACTCAACCCCAATGGTTACTTGCCGCTGATCAAGGGCAACCTTGAAGACACTTCGCTGGTGGTGGGCTTGCGCGGGCTGCTGGCCGACGACTGGCATTACGACTTGTCGGCCAACTACGGCAAGAACCAGTACACACTCAGCACCGAAACCATCAACACCGCCCTCGGCCTGGCCACGCCGCGCAAGTTCGATAATGGCACCCTGAGCAACGACCAGAAGCAGGTCAGCCTGGACCTGTCCCGTGAATTTGACGTGGGTTGGCTGCCATACCCGGTTTCCGTAGCGTTTGGCGGCGAATACCTGCATCAGGGCTATGAAATCGAAGCGGGTGAGCCGGCGTCCTACTACCAGAGCGGCAGCTCGGGCCTGGCAGGGTTCCGTGAAGCGGATGCGGGCACCAGCTCACGCCATAACTGGGCGCAGTACCTGGACCTGGAAACCAATTTCACCGAAAAACTCAGCGCCTCGGCGGCCGTACGGCATGAGGACTACAGTGACTTCGGCTCCAATGTCAGCGGCGCGCTGTCGGCCCGTTATGATTTCACCCCGCAAGTGGCCTTGCGCGGCAGTATTTCCAACGGTTTCCGTGCGCCTTCCCTGGCCCAGCAAAACTTTGCCTACACCTCGTCGCAACTGATCGGCAGCACCATCCAGGAAGCCGGCACCTTCCCGGCCAACAGCCAAGTGGCGCGCTTGCTCGGCGCCGAAGACCTCAAGGCCGAGAAGTCACGCAACTACAGCCTTGGCCTGGTGCTGGAGCCGGCCGATGACCTGACGGTGACGGTGGACGTGTACCGCATCGACATTCGTGACCGTATCAGCCTGTCGTCCAACCTCGGCATCAACGCGGCGACGCGCGCCTACCTGCAAGCCAACGGCGTGGGCAATATCGACTACACCACCGCCCGCTACTTCACCAATGCCACCGACACCAGCACCGACGGTGTCGACCTGGTGGCCAACTATCGCTACCAGTTCGACAGCGGCATCCGCTGGAACAGCACCGTGGGCTACAACTACAACCACACCAAAGTCACCGACGTGAAACCCAACCCGGCGATCCTCGACAGCCTGGGCGCGAACCTGGTGCGGGTGGACCGCCGCGAACGCATTGGTTTGCTCGGTGATACCACCCCTCAGCACAAGTTGAGCCTGGGCAACGACTTCACGTTTGGCAATTGGGCGCTGCATAGCAATTTGGTGCGCTATGGTGAATTCACCAGCTACCAGGCGGACAAGGTCAATGACCAGACCTTCAAGGCAGCCTGGGTGCTGGACCTGTCGGCGGACTACAAGCTGAAGAGCTGGACCTTCACCGTGGGCGGCGACAACGTCACCGACAAATACCCGGAGAAGCTCAATGCCTTCGCCAGCAGCGGCGGCAACCTCGCCTATAGCACTTATTCGCCGTACGGTTACAGCGGCGCGTTTTATTACGGTAAAGTTGCTTACAACTGGTAA
- a CDS encoding sn-glycerol-3-phosphate transporter — protein sequence MKKLRLPGLLLLAQATTALAGESPVAEDDKGFWYAQTSVYTRHFAPDKDHNNNQDLIGLERNEASGWVYGGATFRNSFRQRSYYAYAGKRYDMTDYPVYLKVTGGALQGYRGQYRDKIPLNRFGVAPVIIPSVGTHYGPVAAELVLLGFNAAMVTTGVRF from the coding sequence ATGAAAAAACTCCGACTGCCTGGCCTGTTGTTGCTGGCCCAGGCCACCACTGCGCTGGCTGGCGAATCGCCGGTTGCCGAAGACGACAAGGGCTTCTGGTACGCGCAGACCAGCGTCTATACCCGACACTTCGCGCCGGATAAGGACCACAACAACAACCAAGACCTGATCGGCCTGGAGCGCAATGAAGCATCGGGGTGGGTGTATGGCGGGGCGACCTTTCGCAACTCGTTCCGCCAGCGCTCGTACTACGCCTATGCGGGCAAGCGCTATGACATGACCGACTATCCGGTGTACCTGAAGGTCACGGGCGGGGCGCTCCAAGGCTATCGCGGCCAGTACCGCGACAAGATCCCCTTGAACCGTTTCGGCGTGGCGCCAGTGATCATTCCGTCGGTAGGCACCCATTACGGGCCGGTAGCGGCGGAGTTGGTGTTGTTGGGGTTCAATGCGGCGATGGTGACGACCGGCGTGCGCTTCTAA
- a CDS encoding CDP-6-deoxy-delta-3,4-glucoseen reductase → MRVTLQPSGAVLELVPGERILEGARRLGYECPQACRNGVCHVCAALLVEGRVQQAGEVRDHGEFYTCIAEPLEDCVVLWDGVLAPGELPLRKLSCQLSECVDVGGDVWRVRLRAPAGKAVRYHAGQYLMIERENGEKSAFSLASAPHAGRELELHVLVREDSARNLLEQLQRNQMARIELPFGDTHLAELPDGPLVLIAAGTGMAQMHSLIEHCRATGFKHPVHLYWGVRRPEDFYDIEHWDQWLQLPNLFLHKVVSDLCGWEGRCGLLHEAVCEDITDLKAVHVYASGSPAMIYGTLDALVDAGMDAHQMRADVFAYAPR, encoded by the coding sequence ATGCGTGTAACCCTGCAACCTTCCGGCGCTGTGCTGGAGCTGGTCCCTGGCGAACGAATCCTCGAAGGCGCACGTCGCCTGGGCTATGAATGCCCCCAGGCTTGCCGTAACGGCGTGTGCCACGTATGTGCCGCGCTGCTGGTGGAAGGCCGGGTGCAGCAAGCCGGTGAGGTGCGTGACCACGGTGAGTTCTACACCTGCATCGCCGAACCGCTGGAAGATTGCGTTGTGTTGTGGGATGGCGTGCTGGCGCCGGGAGAGTTGCCGTTGCGCAAGTTGTCGTGCCAATTGAGTGAGTGCGTGGACGTCGGTGGTGACGTGTGGCGCGTGCGTCTGCGTGCGCCGGCCGGCAAGGCGGTGCGTTACCACGCCGGGCAGTACCTGATGATCGAGCGGGAAAACGGCGAGAAATCGGCGTTCTCCCTGGCCTCGGCGCCCCATGCCGGACGTGAGCTGGAACTGCACGTGCTGGTCCGCGAGGACAGTGCGCGCAACCTGCTGGAGCAACTGCAACGTAACCAGATGGCACGTATCGAGCTGCCATTTGGCGATACCCACCTGGCCGAGCTGCCGGACGGGCCGCTGGTGTTGATCGCCGCCGGTACCGGCATGGCGCAGATGCACAGCCTGATCGAGCATTGCCGCGCCACCGGCTTCAAGCACCCGGTGCACCTGTACTGGGGCGTGCGTCGCCCGGAAGACTTCTACGATATCGAGCACTGGGACCAGTGGCTGCAACTGCCCAACCTGTTCCTGCACAAAGTCGTCAGTGACCTGTGCGGTTGGGAAGGGCGCTGCGGGTTGCTCCATGAAGCGGTGTGTGAAGACATCACCGACCTCAAGGCCGTGCACGTCTACGCCAGCGGCTCACCGGCGATGATCTACGGCACGCTGGATGCGCTGGTCGACGCCGGCATGGATGCGCACCAGATGCGCGCCGACGTATTCGCCTACGCGCCGCGCTAA
- the ubiD gene encoding 4-hydroxy-3-polyprenylbenzoate decarboxylase, translated as MKFKDLRDFVQQLEQRGELKRIQVPVSPVLEMTEICDRTLRNKGPALLFENPTGFDIPVLGNLFGTPDRVAFGMGAESVSELREIGKLLAFLKEPEPPKGLKDAWSKLPIFRKIIAMAPKVVKDAVCQEVVIEGDDVDLAMLPVQTCWPGDVGPLITWGLTVTKGPNKDRQNLGIYRQQVIGRNKVIMRWLSHRGGALDFREWCEKHPGQPFPVSVALGADPATILGAVTPVPDSLSEYAFAGLLRGNRTELVKCRGNDLQVPATAEIILEGVIHPGEMADEGPYGDHTGYYNEVDSFPVFTVERITHRIKPIYHSTYTGRPPDEPAILGVALNEVFVPILQKQFPEITDFYLPPEGCSYRMAIVTMKKSYPGHAKRVMLGVWSFLRQFMYTKFVIVTDDDINARDWNDVIWAITTRMDPKRDTVMIDNTPIDYLDFASPVSGLGSKMGLDATHKWPGETTREWGRVIVKDEAVTARVDAMWKELGID; from the coding sequence ATGAAATTCAAGGATCTTCGGGATTTCGTGCAGCAACTTGAGCAGCGCGGAGAGTTGAAACGTATCCAGGTGCCGGTTTCCCCGGTGCTGGAAATGACTGAGATTTGCGACCGTACCCTGCGCAACAAGGGCCCGGCGCTGCTGTTCGAAAACCCGACCGGCTTTGATATTCCGGTGCTCGGCAACCTGTTCGGCACGCCCGATCGCGTGGCGTTCGGCATGGGCGCCGAGTCGGTCAGCGAACTGCGCGAGATCGGCAAGTTGCTGGCCTTCCTCAAGGAACCCGAGCCGCCCAAGGGCTTGAAGGACGCCTGGTCGAAGCTGCCGATCTTCCGCAAGATCATTGCCATGGCCCCCAAGGTGGTCAAGGACGCGGTGTGCCAGGAAGTGGTCATCGAAGGCGATGACGTCGATCTGGCCATGCTCCCGGTGCAGACCTGCTGGCCTGGCGACGTTGGCCCGCTGATTACCTGGGGCCTGACCGTCACCAAAGGGCCGAACAAGGACCGCCAAAACCTCGGTATCTACCGCCAGCAAGTGATCGGCCGCAACAAGGTGATCATGCGTTGGCTGAGCCACCGTGGCGGTGCCCTGGACTTCCGTGAGTGGTGTGAAAAACACCCCGGCCAGCCGTTTCCGGTCTCCGTAGCCCTGGGCGCCGACCCCGCCACGATCCTTGGCGCGGTGACCCCGGTGCCGGACAGCCTGTCCGAATACGCCTTCGCTGGCCTGCTGCGTGGCAACCGTACCGAGTTGGTGAAGTGCCGTGGCAACGACCTGCAAGTGCCGGCCACCGCTGAAATCATCCTCGAAGGCGTGATTCACCCTGGCGAGATGGCGGACGAAGGCCCCTACGGCGACCACACCGGCTACTACAACGAAGTCGACAGCTTCCCGGTGTTCACCGTCGAGCGCATCACCCACCGGATCAAGCCGATCTACCACAGCACCTACACCGGCCGGCCGCCGGATGAGCCGGCCATTCTTGGCGTGGCGCTCAACGAAGTGTTCGTGCCGATCCTGCAAAAGCAATTCCCGGAAATCACCGACTTCTACCTGCCGCCCGAGGGTTGCTCGTACCGCATGGCCATCGTGACCATGAAGAAGTCGTATCCGGGCCATGCCAAGCGCGTCATGCTCGGTGTGTGGTCGTTTTTGCGACAGTTCATGTACACCAAGTTCGTTATTGTCACCGACGACGACATCAACGCCCGCGACTGGAACGACGTGATCTGGGCCATCACCACGCGCATGGACCCCAAGCGCGATACGGTGATGATCGACAACACGCCGATCGACTACCTCGACTTCGCGTCGCCGGTATCGGGCCTGGGCTCCAAGATGGGCCTGGACGCCACCCACAAATGGCCGGGTGAAACCACCCGCGAGTGGGGCCGGGTGATCGTCAAGGATGAAGCCGTGACCGCGCGCGTCGACGCGATGTGGAAAGAATTGGGAATAGATTGA
- the rho gene encoding transcription termination factor Rho — translation MNLTELKQKPITDLLQLAEEMGIENMARSRKQDVIFSLLKKHAKSGEEISGDGVLEILQDGFGFLRSADASYLAGPDDIYVSPSQIRRFNLRTGDTIVGKIRPPKEGERYFALLKVDTINFDRPENAKNKILFENLTPLFPTVRMKMEAGNGSTEDLTGRVIDLCAPIGKGQRGLIVAPPKAGKTIMLQNIAANIARNNPEVHLIVLLIDERPEEVTEMQRTVRGEVVASTFDEPPTRHVQVAEMVIEKAKRLVEHKKDVVILLDSITRLARAYNTVIPSSGKVLTGGVDAHALEKPKRFFGAARNIEEGGSLTIIATALVETGSKMDEVIYEEFKGTGNMELPLDRRIAEKRVFPAININRSGTRREELLTADDELQRMWILRKLLHPMDEVAAIEFLIDKLKTTKTNDEFFLSMKRK, via the coding sequence ATGAATCTGACTGAACTCAAGCAAAAGCCGATTACCGACCTGCTCCAATTGGCCGAAGAAATGGGCATAGAAAATATGGCCCGTTCGCGCAAGCAGGACGTGATTTTCTCCCTGCTCAAGAAGCACGCGAAAAGCGGCGAGGAAATCTCCGGTGATGGCGTGCTGGAGATTCTCCAGGACGGCTTCGGCTTCCTCCGCTCTGCAGACGCTTCCTATCTCGCCGGCCCAGACGATATCTACGTCTCGCCGAGCCAGATCCGTCGCTTCAACTTGCGCACCGGTGACACCATCGTTGGCAAGATCCGCCCTCCGAAGGAAGGCGAGCGGTATTTCGCCCTGCTCAAGGTCGACACGATCAACTTCGATCGTCCAGAGAACGCGAAAAACAAGATTCTCTTCGAGAACCTGACCCCGCTGTTCCCGACCGTGCGCATGAAGATGGAAGCCGGTAACGGTTCCACCGAAGACTTGACCGGTCGTGTGATCGACCTGTGCGCCCCGATCGGCAAAGGCCAGCGTGGCCTGATCGTCGCACCGCCGAAAGCCGGTAAGACCATCATGCTGCAGAACATCGCAGCGAACATCGCGCGTAACAATCCTGAAGTTCACCTGATCGTATTGCTGATCGATGAGCGTCCGGAAGAAGTGACCGAAATGCAGCGCACCGTGCGCGGCGAAGTGGTTGCCTCGACGTTCGATGAGCCGCCAACCCGCCACGTGCAGGTTGCCGAAATGGTGATCGAGAAGGCCAAGCGCCTGGTCGAACACAAGAAGGACGTGGTGATCCTGCTCGACTCCATCACCCGTCTGGCCCGTGCCTACAACACCGTGATCCCGAGCTCCGGCAAGGTATTGACCGGTGGTGTCGATGCTCACGCCCTGGAGAAACCGAAGCGTTTCTTCGGCGCTGCGCGGAACATCGAAGAAGGCGGCTCGCTGACCATTATCGCCACCGCACTGGTTGAAACCGGTTCGAAGATGGACGAAGTGATCTACGAAGAGTTCAAGGGTACCGGCAACATGGAACTGCCGTTGGACCGTCGCATCGCGGAAAAACGCGTGTTCCCGGCGATCAACATCAACCGTTCCGGCACTCGCCGCGAAGAGTTGCTGACCGCCGACGACGAACTGCAGCGCATGTGGATCCTGCGCAAGCTGCTGCACCCGATGGATGAAGTTGCAGCCATCGAGTTCCTGATCGACAAGCTGAAAACCACCAAGACCAACGACGAGTTCTTCCTGTCGATGAAGCGTAAGTAA
- the trxA gene encoding thioredoxin TrxA yields the protein MSNDLIKHVTDATFEAEVLKAAGPVLVDYWAEWCGPCKMIAPVLDDIATTYEGKLTIAKLNIDDNQETPAKHGVRGIPTLMLFKNGNVEATKVGALSKSQLQAFLDANI from the coding sequence ATGAGCAACGATCTTATCAAGCACGTCACCGACGCGACCTTTGAGGCCGAAGTACTCAAGGCTGCTGGCCCGGTGCTGGTTGACTACTGGGCTGAATGGTGCGGCCCTTGCAAAATGATCGCTCCGGTCCTGGACGACATTGCAACCACTTACGAAGGCAAGCTGACCATTGCCAAGCTGAACATCGACGACAACCAGGAAACCCCGGCCAAGCACGGCGTGCGCGGTATTCCTACGCTGATGCTGTTCAAGAACGGCAACGTCGAAGCGACCAAAGTAGGTGCGCTGTCGAAGTCCCAGCTGCAAGCTTTCCTCGACGCCAACATCTAA
- a CDS encoding FCD domain-containing protein, with translation MNSIAQAVPEAALQAIRKLIKEQGFGPGDALPSQRDLAVQLGVSRASLREALSSLSALGVVSVQPGKGVFVQAVEDAPGFAWPFAAQATPLDIFQLRYALEGFAAGLAAVTLTIDELDRLDDNVEAMRKVLKAGDFEAAARLDFEFHQRILLASGNQAMVSILSASAEVFLESQKLPFIRPERAMETWQEHRKILRALARRASAAAQKTMQEHVRNAALRTGIAFVTPVTP, from the coding sequence GGCTTTGGGCCGGGCGATGCGTTGCCGTCCCAGCGCGACCTGGCGGTGCAGTTGGGCGTGAGCCGGGCGTCGCTCCGTGAGGCACTGTCGTCCCTGAGCGCCCTGGGCGTGGTCAGCGTGCAGCCGGGCAAAGGCGTGTTCGTGCAGGCGGTGGAGGACGCGCCGGGCTTTGCCTGGCCTTTCGCGGCCCAGGCCACGCCGCTGGATATCTTCCAGTTGCGCTACGCCTTGGAAGGGTTTGCGGCGGGCTTGGCAGCCGTCACGCTGACGATCGATGAGCTGGACCGTCTTGACGATAACGTTGAAGCAATGCGCAAGGTACTCAAGGCTGGCGACTTCGAGGCGGCGGCACGGCTGGACTTCGAGTTCCACCAGCGCATCCTGTTGGCCAGCGGCAACCAAGCGATGGTGAGTATCCTGAGTGCCAGCGCCGAGGTGTTCCTGGAAAGTCAGAAATTACCGTTCATCCGACCGGAGCGGGCTATGGAAACCTGGCAGGAACATCGCAAAATCCTGCGCGCCCTGGCCCGCCGCGCCAGTGCGGCGGCACAGAAAACCATGCAGGAACACGTACGCAACGCGGCGCTGCGTACGGGCATTGCCTTCGTGACACCGGTTACGCCTTGA